In Struthio camelus isolate bStrCam1 chromosome 13, bStrCam1.hap1, whole genome shotgun sequence, the following are encoded in one genomic region:
- the LOC138069180 gene encoding uncharacterized protein, translating into MRTSAWLRLMSATGTEQRPFHASPGLSKTDQHNTGFPGVTRMPFIPEKYERTIMEKEPFLQILQEDLRHDRTYRETPTSALKRRGLICWQGSGAGRAGYLCWVVRRPLWPRPLLLPSVALTAVQHPTQRGFLEVNIIDDDNGPTRRDSRQALATRRPERNEDWNQDFVGEKSKSALVRSPIAAVRTPARYPKRLHPRGLPGTKLQLQSKQLLWRKKEWSMGKTKRLITGGSWASNDRLQHANLFLAGKTEADPEHSFMPEQVALWAGGADWDSEKFSPWTKPCGPAHCPILLTSPYEHRSFRFMLLLICLPSPYVFLPPQFLIKL; encoded by the exons ATGCGGACCAGTGCCTGGCTGCGGCTCATGTCAGCCACAGGGACCGAGCAGAGACCCTTTCACGCATCTCCTGGATTGTCCAAG ACAGACCAACATAATACAGGGTTCCCAGGAGTTACCAGAATGCCATTTATACCAGAAAAATATGAACGAACAATAATGGAGAAGGAGCCGTTCCTGCAGATCCTCCAGGAAGATTTAAGGCATGATAGGACATACAGAGAAACTCCCACTTCTGCATTAAAAAGGAGGGGGTTGA TTTGTTGGCAGGGAAGCGGTGCCGGGAGAGCGGGATACTTGTGCTGGGTGGTCAGGAGGCCTCTGTGGCCACGGCCGCTGCTGTTGCCCTCGGTTGCGTTAACTGCTGTGCAG CATCCAACACAAAGAGGCTTTCTAGAAGTAAACATCATTGACGATGATAATGGCCCAACTAGGAGAGACAGCAGGCAGGCCCTGGCCACAAGAAGGCCAGAAAGGAACGAGGATTGGAACCAAGATTTTGTTGGGGAGAAGTCAAAATCTGCCTTGGTCAGGAGCCCCATCGCTGCAGTGCGAACCCCGGCGAGGTACCCAAAGCGCCTGCACCCCAGAGGGCTGCCAGGCACCAAGCTCCAGCTGCAGTCG AAACAGCTGTtgtggaggaagaaggaatggAGCATGGGGAAAACTAAAAGACTCATCACAGGGGGCAGCTGGGCATCAAATGACCGACTTCAACATGCAAACCTGTTCCTAGCCGGAAAAACTGAGGCAGATCCTGAGCACAGCTTTATGCCAGAGCAGGTTGCCCTATGGGCTGGTGGTGCAGACTGGGACAGCGAGAAGTTCAGCCCCTGGACAAAACCATGTGGCCCAGCACACTGTCCCATTCTGCTGACTTCTCCGTATGAGCATCGTTCTTTCCGATTTATGCTACTTCTTATCTGCCTGCCTTCCCCTTATGTGTTTCTTCCTCCGCAGTTCTtaataaaactttga